Within the Phaseolus vulgaris cultivar G19833 chromosome 9, P. vulgaris v2.0, whole genome shotgun sequence genome, the region ATTCATTTTCTTCTCTTTCGATTTGCTTTGAATTGATCTTAACTTTAGGAAATTTCATTACTTGGTTTTGTAGTAAATGCACATATCATGACTATTGTATGGCATTTTTAAGCTTGTGGTTGCTTGCTACACTCTTCTTGCATTTCCtgcaatattaaaaatatgtgttgtttgataataataataataatgataataataatataaaaaaatgttgcaATTACTATGTGCAGATTTTTAGCGTTTATGCGATTGTTCGCTTGTTGTTTTAAAGGAGGAAACAAAGACGGAATTTGTTTGAAGGTGGTCTTAGATAATTCAAATTCATGAATACAACTCATCTATGGCCTGTACTTAGAGTGTATATTATGCTACTGATGCGTTAGATCTAATTAAAATTCTCTTTacttatcaaaataaaaaatgattgcAACTAATCTATATGAGAGTTTAGAACAACTTGTTAGTCTATTCACTTGGTTTCTatatttttctccttttataggtTTAGTCCGTATGTGAGAAAGCTATAAGTTGTTGTCTTGTCTCTACACGTGGATGTTTGCCTAgttttggtttttcttgctAATACCAGGGAATACTTTCTGGCAGCTGTGGGGATAATAAACCACTACGAAAAACTGTATAGGAACTAAAATTTAATAGTTTTCTTGTACAGGGATTAACTCTTAAAATGGAGACTATGTGGACCAAATTAATAGTTTCACCAAAATAGTGCTAATACCTCTTATTGTCTAGGATTATTCTTTTTAAGAATGCAAGGATTTTGGTACTACACTTAACCTTATATGAGTTAGAGACCGTTTGAACATCAGGTCTCTAGCTAGATGCTTATGAATCAATTCCCGTCTATACTCAAGATAAGtgatgtaattttaaaatgcaACAGGTTAATTTCATTCTTCACTGGCTTTTCTGAAGGAAGTTCAACTTGTTAAATATGATGAACAATGGCTGCTTCCATTATCTCTCCTCTTGCACTAGAAACTTCATTTGTTATGGATCAGAAACTTGCTAGAGAGGTATGCCTTGTAAGCATAACAAGCTCATATTTCCCATGTCAATGGATGAAATGGCtagataaataataaacaaatttgaaaaaacattGATTTTACATATTTATCAAATTTTCTTGTGTAGAAATTAGTATGACTTGCTCAGTGCTTGTgcatctttatttttttcatcaatgACAATTAGTTTATGTTTTCCAACTTCAAACATTGGGCACAGGCGTCAGCATGAGGAAGAATTGAAACTGTTGGAAGAAGAAACTGCAAGAAGACTGGAAGAAGCAATTCGAAAAAATGTTGAGGAGAAGCTTAACTCAGAGGAAGTCAAGTTAGAAATAGAAAGGCGTGTAGCTGAGGGAGTGAAGAAATTGTTTGATGATGTTGAAGCTCAacttgaaaaagaaaaggaagatgctCTTACTGAAGCTAGAAGGAAAGAAGTAAGTATTCTCACTGGAACTTCTTTTTTTCCACTTTTCCCCTTTTCCTCTGAAGAAAAGAATCACGGGAAAGGTATTTATCATTCTCTGAATAAATTACATGAAAATGTTGGATGGATTTCAAGTTATTATTAATTGTATCATATTTTCAGAAATTGATAAATTTAGTGTTGAAAATTATGCTGGTCTTTGTGATACCTTTCAATCATGTTTTGTCTGGTAAACACTGTCACCCTGCCCGAATCCAAGATCCTAAAATTAGCTCAGCCCTTCAGTGTCAAAATATTTATCAGATCATAATAATCTGTCTGTCAAATATTAATCTGATTATATCAACGTTCTCGGATGTGTATACAATTTCCACATCTGATTTAGTATCTATATTTTGCACCAATTGCTTTTTCTTTTGGGATCTTCGTTCTTTAGCACTATAAATCATCAGGTAACAGTGTTGAATGCGTCTTTCCCTGGGAAGCCTAACAAATAAGCTATTTGTGTCTAAAAATAAGCACACTACCTTTAAGTTGTGAGCATGGTTATCACGAGTATAGTACAATTTGCGATGATGCGGTTTTTCAGCTTGCAATATGAATTGTATTGATTTTGTGTTTGCATCATGCATGAACTGTTCAATCACACATGAATTGTAATCATGTGAATCGCATCTTACATGCGAATCATGTAATTCTTCTGCGGTGGGCTGCAACACTTTGCTGTCCTAGGGCCATCTTGTCCCACCTGTCTGTTGTGGCTGGAGTAGTGATTTTTTTGCAGCCAAACTTGCAAAAAAGGCCAATGGAGTGGGAAAATCATGCTGCATTGAAGTTCTACATTTTCTATTCTAGTCGTGGCTGCACTTGCTGCTAGTGGGTTGAGAAGAGACATGATCCAATTCACAGCCCTAAACCTAAACAGTAGCGTTGTgtgtttttttaagaaaaattgtGTTTTAGTTACAAGACAAGTGACCTTCTGACTTTTGGCCTTCGATTATCTATTGGACTCTTTTGTTCATATAGGACTTTCTAATACATAAtcaaaatttagaaacaaaatgaaaagtaaaaTCTAGATTCACCatgttttattttctaattaaatttaaataatgataCTTTCTATTCACATATTTTGGAAAGTAAAATAAGAATAATGAGGCTTACATGTCACTTTATATTTGACTTCATAATTCTAATATATatgttatgttttattattgATCATAAATCTTATGATTCCATTTGCGTTTTGGAAATGCACACTCCGATTAGCCATTTTTGTATTCTGATTCAACTACGATGTTTGTAACCTCTAGGAGAATATGGTGAAGTCTTAATTgggtttctttttcttttcgtGGTCTCGTCTAATGTCTTTTGGGAATTTTGATTCGGTGTTGTCATCCTACAGGAACAAGCTCGTAAAGAAAGAGAAGAGCTGGATAAGATGCTTGAAGAGAATAGAAGGAGAGTGGAAGAAGCTCAGAGAAGAGAAGCACTTGAACTGCAAAGAAAGGAGGAGGAACGACAAAGGGAATTAGAGGTGATTCATAGACAGAAAGAAGAGGCTGCTCGGAGAAAGAAGctggaggaggaggaagagcaTGCGAATCGAATTAATTCTTTGGGTAAGAACAAATCTAGGCCTAAGTCTTATGGTTTCTAATTATATGATATCAATTGTACCCCTACTCATCTTTACCCTTGTGTGAAACCATGATCTTGAATGAAAGATTTGATACTCCTATAAATGCAACCTATTTTGTTAAAAgatataagaaattaaaaatgtaattttctCTTGAAGTTACT harbors:
- the LOC137821806 gene encoding uncharacterized protein At1g10890, which codes for MGRSVSRSPSRRRRYSPSPVSHRHSRTSRRRSPSHKRRRRHRTSSSPSPSRSPTPKLKKDQKKRRQHEEELKLLEEETARRLEEAIRKNVEEKLNSEEVKLEIERRVAEGVKKLFDDVEAQLEKEKEDALTEARRKEEQARKEREELDKMLEENRRRVEEAQRREALELQRKEEERQRELEVIHRQKEEAARRKKLEEEEEHANRINSLGKNKSRPKSYGF